The following proteins are co-located in the Salvelinus sp. IW2-2015 linkage group LG36, ASM291031v2, whole genome shotgun sequence genome:
- the rgcc gene encoding regulator of cell cycle RGCC — protein MKSPKLKSQGKCKFLEEDDLSDVLCEFDAVIEDFTSPMEKRHFQYDEHLKTAKRRSSASVSDSGISDSESAESLNRNSFSFSDERLNSPNVFSPSPTSPPPLTSPKAKLGDTKELEDFIADLDKTLASM, from the exons ATGAAGTCTCCAAAGTTGAAGTCTCAAGGCAAAT GTAAATTCCTTGAGGAGGATGATCTGTCTGACGTGCTGTGTGAGTTCGACGCGGTGATCGAGGATTTCACTTCCCCGATGGAGAAGAGACACTTCCAGTACGACGAGCACCTGAAGACCGCGAAGAGACGGAGCAGTGCCAGCGTCAGTGACAGCGGCATCAGCGACTCAGAAA gtgctgAGTCGCTCAACAGGAACAGCTTCAGTTTCAGTGATGAGAGACTGAACTCTCCCaatgtcttctctccctctcccacctccccCCCACCTCTCACATCCCCCAAAG CCAAACTGGGAGACACTAAAGAACTGGAGGACTTCATTGCTGACCTTGACAAGACGTTAGCAA GCATGTGA